From the genome of Spinacia oleracea cultivar Varoflay chromosome 2, BTI_SOV_V1, whole genome shotgun sequence, one region includes:
- the LOC110791362 gene encoding 40S ribosomal protein S14-like: MSRNRKTREPKEETVTLGPAVREGEHVFGVAHIFASFNDTFIHVTDVSGRETLVRITGGMKVKADRDESSPYAAMLAAQDVSTRCKELGITALHIKLRATGGNKTKTPGPGAQSALRALARSGMKIGRIEDVTPIPTDSTRRKGGRRGRRL, encoded by the exons ATG TCGAGGAATAGAAAGACCAGAGAGCCTAAGGAAGAGACTGTTACTCTCGGCCCAGCTGTTAGAGAGGGAGAGCATGTTTTTGGCGTTGCTCACATTTTCGCCTCTTTCAATGATACCTTCATC CATGTCACTGATGTGTCCGGGAGAGAAACCCTTGTTCGTATTACAG GTGGGATGAAGGTCAAAGCTGACAGGGATGAGTCTTCTCCTTATGCTGCTATGCTTGCTGCCCAAGATGTTTCTACACGTTGTAAG GAACTTGGCATCACTGCTCTCCATATCAAGCTCCGTGCTACTGGAGGAAACAAGACTAAGACTCCTGGACCAGGTGCTCAGTCTGCACTCAGGGCCCTTGCTCGTTCAGGCATGAAAATTGGCCGTATTG AGGATGTAACCCCCATCCCAACAGACAGTACTCGCCGAAAGGGAGGAAGAAGGGGAAGGAGGCTGTGA
- the LOC110791361 gene encoding uncharacterized protein has translation MMRKASMCFFLLCFALYHYQVLSVSDAQQESNLKESYSLELDSVIPNPKKLHHDHPGHSDKQHYHYNHRRHHVYHQEIERDSQYIPMKATKLYHHHHNHRHHQHHHHHHHKRAHHHVHAPDLEVLYPSKSLMKTRVPYQHYHHHHHTTPHYHILDPMEASKFPLESAVAAPHPHESRDHRYHHRRRHHHHHHQQHKKSHHNHHSKSPQRLNFYRTIDNN, from the exons ATGATGAGGAAAGCCAGCATGTGTTTCTTTCTGCTTTGCTTCGCATTGTATCATTATCAAGTACTATCAGTATCTGATGCTCAACAGGAATCCAACCTAAAG GAATCTTATAGCTTGGAGTTAGATTCGGTTATTCCCAATCCTAAAAAGCTTCATCATGATCATCCTGGCCATAGTGACAAGCAACATTACCATTATAATCATCGCCGTCATCATGTCTACCATCAAGAGATAGAGAGGGATTCTCAGTATATTCCAATGAAGGCGACTAAACTCTATCACCACCACCATAATCATCGTCATCatcagcatcatcatcatcaccaccaTAAAAGAGCTCATCACCATGTCCATGCTCCAGATCTAGAGGTTCTGTATCCTTCAAAATCTCTTATGAAAACTCGAGTTCCTTATCAACATtatcatcaccatcaccataCAACACCTCACTATCACATCCTGGACCCAATGGAGGCTTCTAAATTTCCATTAGAGTCTGCAGTTGCAGCTCCACATCCTCATGAAAGTCGTGATCATCGATATCATCACCGTCgacgtcatcatcatcatcaccaccaACAACACAAAAAGTCTCACCATAACCATCATTCCAAGTCACCACAGAGGCTCAATTTCTATAGAACCATTGACAATAACTAA
- the LOC110791360 gene encoding uncharacterized protein: MSRAIRNKLGFTQFVTQPNILGFNLGLTNSCYSKRWLEILAFEEIRASNAIEKPYDRTAFILHGLLGSARNWRSFARNLSSYLSSNFSSEWRLVLVDLRNHGNSSGLQGLHPPHDLNNAAADLANLVKAQGWDWPDVVVGHSLGGKVALQFAQSGASGDYGDTIPLPKQIWVLDSVPGVVNPEDSNGEVEQVLETLQSLPSPIPSRKWLVEHMMKLGFSKSLSEWLGTNLKKSNDHETWAFNLEGAVEMFNSYREKDYWALLENPPRGMEISIVQAEKSDRWDSHVVQRLETLAKKERDGSEGIFSLHVLPKSGHWVHVDNPKGLLEIVAPKIASLK; encoded by the exons ATGTCGAGAGCGATTCGAAACAAACTCGGGTTCACTCAGTTCGTGACTCAGCCCAATATTCTTGGTTTCAATTTAGGATTAACAAATTCATGCTATAGTAAGAGATGGTTGGAAATCCTAGCATTTGAAGAAATAAGAGCTTCAAATGCAATTGAAAAGCCGTATGATCGTACTGCATTCATTCTCCATGGCCTTTTGGGTTCCGCAAGAAATTGGCGATCTTTCGCTCGCAACCTCTCTTCTTATCTCTCCTCTAATTTCTCATCTG AATGGAGATTGGTGCTCGTTGACTTGAGAAACCATGGAAATTCATCCGGGCTGCAAGGTCTTCATCCACCGCATGACCTTAACAATGCTGCTGCTGATTTGGCTAATTTGGTGAAAGCTCAAGGTTGGGATTGGCCTGATGTTGTTGTGGGGCATTCCTTGGGTGGTAAGGTTGCACTGCAGTTTGCTCAGAGTGGAGCTAGTGGAGATTATGGTGATACCATACCATTGCCAAAACAG ATATGGGTACTGGACTCGGTTCCGGGAGTTGTGAATCCTGAAGATAGTAATGGAGAAGTGGAGCAAGTTTTGGAGACCTTGCAAAGTCTTCCATCGCCAATCCCTTCACGAAA GTGGCTTGTGGAACACATGATGAAGCTGGGATTTTCAAAGTCATTATCTGAATGGCTTGGCACTAACCTAAAGAAATCTAATGACCATGAGACATGGGCCTTTAACCTTGAAGGTGCTGTTGAGATGTTCAATTCTTACAG GGAGAAGGATTATTGGGCTCTCCTTGAGAACCCTCCAAGAGGAATGGAAATCTCAATTGTGCAAGCTGAGAAGAGTGATCGGTGGGATTCACATGTTGTACAGAGGCTTGAAACGCTTGCCAAGAAGGAAAGAGATGGATCTGAAGGGATATTTTCGCTTCATGTTCTTCCTAAATCTGGGCATTGGGTTCACGTAGATAACCCAAAGGGACTCTTGGAGATTGTTGCTCCCAAGATTGCTTCCCTGAAATGA